In Streptomyces liangshanensis, the DNA window AGGGCGCGGCCCGCGGCGTCCAGGTGGTCGGGCGGCACCTCCATCCAGACGTTCGCGTCGATGCCCATGCCGAGGCGCCGGGGGTCGACCACCACCTGGGTGAGGAGGCGGCGGCCGGAGAGGAGCGCGGCCAGCCGGCGCCGTACCGTCGACTCCGCGAGCCCGGTCCGCGCGGCCACGGCCGCCGCCGTGAGCCGTCCGTCGCCCTCCAGCGCGGTGACGATGGCCTCGTCGGGCCCGTCGAGGGGTGACGGGTAGGCCGCCGGCCCGGACTCCGGTGTCAGGGCGGTGCGTTCGTCGTCCGTGAGGACGTCGAGGCGCCAGTCGGTGGCGTCGGAGAAGACGTGCAGCACGGTCTGCGCGGAGACGGACGTCACGGCGCCGGTGGCCGGCAGCTGTTCGAGGACAAGGCGGTTCCCGGGCCCGGCCCCGGGGAGCAGTACGGCCGAGATCTCGTCGCCGCTCGCCGACACGTCGATCAGGGGGATGTCGTCCCGGGCCGCGAGCGCGGACGTGATCGCCTCGATCCGGCCCCGCAGGACGCGGACGCGGAGCATCATCGCGCCGGCGGCGTCGTCGCGGGGGCGGCTGCCGAGGACCTGTACGCTCCCGTCGCCCAGCAGCTTCTTGAGGCTGCGGTGGACGTCGCGGGGACCGAGGCCGAGGACGGCGGCGGCGCGCTCGGCGGTGACCCTGCCGTCGCACTGGAGGGCCGCGATCACCCGCTGTTCCCGGACGGGGAGCGGCTCGGGCGTCCCGGGCAGGGGCATCGCGTCACCTTCTCGTTCTCGCCGGTGTCTGTGGAGGTACCTGTCGCGGATGCCTGTCGGGGGTGCCTGTCGCGGGTGCCACGAAACACCGCGATCGGGGCATGATCAGCCATCGAGTATGCCATCCCTGCCGGTTCCGCTCGGATTTACGGGTCTTCGGGGCCGTGATCGTCCGCCGGGTCCGAGGCTGGTGCGTGTCCGACCCACCCACGCACGGAGGCACCCGATGTCCGACCACGACCTGCTCCGCACGATGACCACCGCCGCCCGGACCGTCGGCAGACTGGTGGCCGCCACTCCCGTGCGGACGCCCGCCGCCACCTCGTGGGCGGAGTTCAGGGAGCGCTTCGAGCCGCTCGACCAGGACGCGACGGCGCTGTTCAAGGACCAGCTGGCGGGGCTGCGCCCGGACGCCGTGTGGGCCGGGGAACTCGGCGCGCACACGCCCGGGACCGGCGAGGTGTGGGTGGCGGACCCCGTGGACGGCGCCGTGCAGTTCCTCCAGGACATGCCGTACTGGTCCGTCAGCCTGACGCTCGTACGGGACCGCAGGCCGGTGGCGACCGTCCTGCACGCTCCGCTGCGCGGGGAGACCGTCACCGCCCTGGCGGGCCACGGCGCGTTCCGGGACGGCGTACCCCTGCGTCCGTCGCTCAAGACCGACCTGACGCTGGCGCTGCTCGGGACCAGCCAGCCGCCCCTGGTGGCCTCGCAGCCGTCGGCGGTACGGGAGGCCGGCCGCTCGCTGTCCGCGGTGCTCCCGCACGTCGGCGCCGTCCGGAACCTCGGCCCGACGTCCTGGCAGGTCGCCGACACCGCGGCCGGGCGGCTCGACGCCTTCTGGGAGTACGGGACGGACGACACCAACCTCGTCGGCGGGGCGCTCGTCGCCGCGGAGGCCGGGCTGCGGGTGACCGACCTCGGCGGGCGGCCCTGGAGCATCGGCGCCACCAGCTTCCTCGCCGCGCCCGCCCAGCTCCACGGCCGGCTGCTCGATCTGCTCGAAGCGCCGGCCGGTTGAACAGACCGGGCGGCCGACGGGAAAGTTCCCGCGGCCGGAGAGTGGGAACGGTCCTGCGCGAGCAGACTGTAGGTGTCGGTGGAAACGCGCCACCGGCCGTACGACCAGGTCACACGGTGTACGGAGGGCGCGTGACGCCGCCGGTGCCCGGTCGAGGAGGCGGCATGCGCCCAGACGACGAACCCCCCGCGGTGCCAGGGATCCGCCCCGGCCCCGTGGCGGCGGCGGTCGTGGATCACGCGGGCGTCGTGGTCCGCTGGTCGTCCGCCGCGCGGTCCCTGGTGGGACGCGGCGCGGAGGAGGTCTGCGGCCGGTCCCTGGGGCGCCTGCTCGT includes these proteins:
- a CDS encoding Lrp/AsnC family transcriptional regulator — its product is MPLPGTPEPLPVREQRVIAALQCDGRVTAERAAAVLGLGPRDVHRSLKKLLGDGSVQVLGSRPRDDAAGAMMLRVRVLRGRIEAITSALAARDDIPLIDVSASGDEISAVLLPGAGPGNRLVLEQLPATGAVTSVSAQTVLHVFSDATDWRLDVLTDDERTALTPESGPAAYPSPLDGPDEAIVTALEGDGRLTAAAVAARTGLAESTVRRRLAALLSGRRLLTQVVVDPRRLGMGIDANVWMEVPPDHLDAAGRALARHPAVHGALATSGTANLCVAVWLRDARALYRFLTEELTGRSITRTETILVGRAVKRPGRG
- a CDS encoding inositol monophosphatase family protein translates to MSDHDLLRTMTTAARTVGRLVAATPVRTPAATSWAEFRERFEPLDQDATALFKDQLAGLRPDAVWAGELGAHTPGTGEVWVADPVDGAVQFLQDMPYWSVSLTLVRDRRPVATVLHAPLRGETVTALAGHGAFRDGVPLRPSLKTDLTLALLGTSQPPLVASQPSAVREAGRSLSAVLPHVGAVRNLGPTSWQVADTAAGRLDAFWEYGTDDTNLVGGALVAAEAGLRVTDLGGRPWSIGATSFLAAPAQLHGRLLDLLEAPAG